Proteins found in one bacterium genomic segment:
- a CDS encoding Hsp20/alpha crystallin family protein, with amino-acid sequence MSGIIRWDPFAEIGTLRRAMDRLLDDVVVGTRAPRTPDNGLPAAAWEAPVEMYETGDEVVVRAEMPNVDPANVDVTVTKEAITLRGTVRRAEEKEDRAYYRRELRYGSYVRTLPLPAEVTGGEAKATYKDGVLEVKIPKSERAKPTTVKVQVAQ; translated from the coding sequence ATGAGCGGTATCATTCGCTGGGACCCCTTCGCAGAGATCGGCACGCTGCGGCGGGCGATGGATCGGCTGCTCGACGACGTCGTGGTGGGGACACGTGCCCCGCGGACGCCGGACAACGGCCTGCCGGCGGCGGCGTGGGAAGCCCCGGTCGAGATGTACGAGACGGGCGACGAGGTCGTCGTGCGGGCGGAGATGCCCAACGTCGATCCGGCGAACGTGGACGTCACCGTGACCAAGGAGGCGATCACGCTGCGGGGCACGGTCCGCCGGGCAGAGGAGAAGGAGGACCGCGCGTACTACCGGCGCGAGCTGCGGTACGGTTCGTACGTCCGCACGCTGCCGCTGCCGGCCGAGGTCACGGGCGGCGAGGCGAAGGCCACGTACAAGGACGGGGTCCTGGAAGTGAAGATCCCGAAG
- a CDS encoding MerR family transcriptional regulator, with protein MKERRPDTPVYVISIAADLLGCHPRTLRIYEEHGLMSPSRRRRIRLYSERDIQRGRMIRYLIEERGLNLAGVRLILEIQQHYHEEMTWVFDDDESPDETQDHGTTQSAAHRARSKGGS; from the coding sequence GTGAAGGAACGCAGGCCCGACACGCCGGTGTACGTCATCAGCATCGCCGCAGACCTTCTCGGTTGCCATCCGCGCACGCTTCGCATCTACGAAGAGCACGGTCTCATGTCGCCGTCCAGGCGGCGCCGGATTCGTCTGTATTCCGAGCGCGACATCCAGCGCGGCCGGATGATCCGATACCTGATCGAGGAACGCGGCTTGAACCTCGCAGGGGTGCGCCTCATTCTCGAGATTCAGCAGCACTACCACGAGGAGATGACCTGGGTCTTCGACGACGACGAGTCGCCGGACGAGACGCAGGACCACGGGACGACTCAATCTGCGGCCCACAGGGCGCGCAGCAAGGGAGGGAGCTAG
- the trxA gene encoding thioredoxin, whose translation MAGKAVAVTEKSFDADVLKSQVPVLVDFWATWCGPCKMIAPIVEELAGEYEGKLAVRKLDVDENGTIAARYSVMSIPTLGIFRGGELIERIVGYMPKEQLKRRIDAALTSKV comes from the coding sequence ATGGCGGGCAAGGCTGTCGCAGTAACGGAGAAGAGTTTCGACGCGGACGTGCTGAAGTCACAGGTTCCGGTGCTCGTCGACTTCTGGGCGACCTGGTGCGGGCCGTGCAAGATGATCGCCCCGATCGTCGAGGAGTTGGCGGGCGAGTACGAGGGCAAACTCGCGGTGCGTAAGCTCGACGTGGACGAGAACGGCACGATCGCCGCCCGGTACAGCGTCATGAGCATCCCGACGCTCGGAATCTTCCGCGGTGGGGAGCTGATCGAGCGGATCGTCGGCTACATGCCGAAGGAGCAGCTGAAGCGCCGAATCGACGCGGCGCTGACCTCCAAGGTCTAA
- a CDS encoding tetratricopeptide repeat protein — protein sequence MNAKDPSPFIAQGEERRAAGDLQGALDAFSSACGAAPASAHAHNKLGTCYVDLERWDDAFAEFSKAAQLDPRYAPAHSNLGNVYRERGRLDEAVACYHRAIAMDPEYWVAHQNLGVVFKQQGRIGDAVREFKAATRLSLRAPARGEPGAGARAPRGGRAGCLGSGSAMLMLVLAVFALARR from the coding sequence GTGAACGCCAAAGACCCGTCTCCCTTCATCGCGCAGGGCGAAGAACGCCGGGCGGCCGGCGATCTCCAGGGCGCGCTGGACGCGTTCTCGAGCGCGTGCGGCGCGGCGCCGGCGTCGGCGCACGCGCACAACAAGCTCGGCACGTGCTACGTCGACCTCGAGCGGTGGGACGACGCGTTCGCGGAGTTCTCGAAAGCGGCGCAGCTGGATCCACGCTACGCACCGGCCCACAGCAACCTCGGCAACGTCTACCGGGAGCGGGGGCGGCTCGATGAGGCGGTGGCGTGCTACCACCGCGCGATCGCGATGGATCCCGAGTACTGGGTCGCCCACCAGAACCTCGGCGTCGTTTTCAAGCAGCAGGGCCGGATCGGCGACGCGGTGCGGGAGTTCAAGGCGGCGACGCGGCTGTCGCTGCGTGCGCCGGCCCGCGGCGAGCCCGGGGCGGGCGCGCGGGCGCCGCGAGGCGGCCGGGCCGGCTGCCTCGGATCCGGAAGCGCGATGCTGATGCTCGTGCTGGCGGTGTTCGCATTGGCACGTCGATAG
- a CDS encoding reverse transcriptase-like protein, producing the protein MAMLQLNEPRTSPKLKVIHAYVAAAEPVDGRSGMGVVFVDSRGRVLKRIGRSLPGVRSHSLAAFRGILYALWNSRRFGVRHVVVHSDTPVVVAQVNGDREIVNDLVGPYLEVRALLHAYREARVLADSSAWGREAAAIATVALQHNTDDVVEDDLPLWSDAPAAGSSTK; encoded by the coding sequence ATGGCGATGCTGCAGCTGAACGAACCGAGGACGTCGCCGAAGCTCAAGGTAATTCATGCCTACGTCGCGGCCGCGGAGCCCGTCGACGGCCGGAGCGGCATGGGCGTCGTGTTCGTAGACTCGCGGGGACGTGTCCTCAAGCGCATCGGGCGCTCGCTGCCCGGCGTACGCTCGCACAGCCTTGCCGCGTTTCGCGGAATCCTCTACGCGCTCTGGAACTCGCGCCGCTTCGGCGTGCGCCATGTCGTCGTCCACAGCGACACGCCGGTCGTGGTGGCGCAGGTCAACGGCGACCGCGAGATCGTGAACGACTTGGTCGGCCCGTACCTCGAGGTGCGCGCGCTGCTGCACGCCTATCGCGAGGCGCGCGTGCTGGCCGACAGTTCCGCCTGGGGGCGCGAGGCTGCGGCCATCGCCACCGTCGCCCTCCAGCACAACACCGACGACGTCGTCGAGGACGATCTGCCGCTTTGGTCCGACGCGCCCGCGGCCGGTTCTTCCACTAAATAG
- the lexA gene encoding transcriptional repressor LexA gives MKRNGGLTPRQQQILDYLVKTIQDKGYAPSVREIGDALGLSSPSTVHQHLTALAEKGFVRRHGDRMRALEVVDKTLIHDGDSVRLPLVGRVSAGTPVLADEQVEDRIEVPRRLVGDVRDCFLLRVRGDSMIGAGIMPGDIVIVRRQRAASAGDIVVAVMGEDATVKRLATLEGTPILRPENPAYQPIQGEFEIAGRVIGLMRAYQGVRG, from the coding sequence ATGAAGCGCAATGGCGGTCTGACGCCGCGGCAGCAACAAATCCTGGATTATCTTGTCAAGACGATCCAGGACAAGGGGTATGCGCCGTCGGTCCGTGAGATCGGCGATGCACTCGGCCTGAGCTCGCCGTCGACCGTACATCAACACCTCACCGCGCTTGCCGAGAAGGGCTTCGTCCGCCGTCACGGTGACCGCATGCGGGCGCTCGAAGTCGTCGACAAGACACTCATCCACGACGGCGATTCTGTCCGGCTGCCGCTAGTCGGCCGCGTGTCGGCCGGGACGCCCGTGCTGGCCGACGAGCAGGTTGAGGACCGGATCGAAGTACCGCGCCGCCTCGTCGGAGACGTGCGCGACTGCTTTCTGCTACGCGTCCGTGGCGACAGCATGATCGGCGCCGGGATCATGCCGGGGGACATCGTGATCGTGCGGCGCCAGCGGGCGGCCTCGGCCGGAGACATCGTGGTCGCCGTGATGGGCGAGGACGCCACCGTGAAGCGGCTCGCGACGCTCGAGGGCACGCCGATCCTCAGGCCGGAAAACCCGGCGTACCAGCCGATTCAAGGGGAGTTCGAGATCGCCGGTCGCGTCATCGGGTTGATGCGCGCCTATCAGGGGGTACGGGGATGA
- a CDS encoding MBL fold metallo-hydrolase, whose product MQITYLGHATFLVTSGGTKILIDPFDEKVGYPIPSVDADAVLVSHEHGDHTNVAMAKGKPDVVRGLSDGDWRKIVKQPIGKVSVSAVPTYHDDTKGSQRGRNTVFIIEGEGLRIVHLADLGHLLDESQVTAIGHPDVVMIPVGGHFTIDAAQAKQVLDQIQPRVVIPMHYKTEVNAGWPIGPLENFTGVIGQTKNAGHTVTVDRDKLPKSREVWVMSWK is encoded by the coding sequence ATGCAGATCACCTATCTTGGCCACGCGACCTTTCTCGTCACGAGCGGCGGCACAAAGATCTTAATCGACCCCTTCGATGAGAAGGTGGGGTACCCGATTCCGTCGGTGGATGCCGATGCCGTTCTTGTGAGCCACGAGCACGGCGACCACACGAACGTCGCGATGGCAAAGGGCAAACCCGACGTTGTTCGGGGCTTGTCGGATGGCGACTGGCGCAAGATTGTGAAGCAGCCCATCGGCAAGGTCAGCGTCTCGGCGGTGCCGACGTACCACGACGACACCAAGGGCTCGCAGCGCGGCCGCAACACCGTCTTCATCATCGAAGGCGAGGGCCTGCGCATTGTCCACCTCGCCGACCTCGGCCATCTGCTCGACGAATCGCAGGTCACGGCGATCGGGCATCCGGACGTCGTCATGATCCCGGTCGGCGGCCATTTCACGATCGACGCGGCCCAGGCCAAACAGGTCCTCGATCAGATCCAGCCGCGTGTTGTGATTCCGATGCACTATAAGACCGAGGTGAACGCCGGCTGGCCGATCGGCCCCTTGGAGAACTTCACCGGTGTGATAGGGCAGACCAAGAACGCCGGTCACACCGTCACCGTTGACCGGGACAAGCTGCCCAAGAGCCGCGAAGTGTGGGTGATGTCCTGGAAGTAG
- a CDS encoding TIGR03617 family F420-dependent LLM class oxidoreductase has protein sequence MKLDCALAMDALTEVPAVARAAEDAGFAALWANDTKHNPFVALTSAALNTSRLELGTGIAVAFSRSPMLTAQTAWDLARLSGGRFLLGIGTQVRAHIERRFGMAWDPPAPKLREYIHAVRAIWRTWQEGAPLRVKGTYYNLNLMGPFFNPGPNPQPAVPILIAGVNEVLCRLAGEVSDGFILHPIHSVTYVREFVLPHLAEGLAKAGRSREDLQLYAPVMIAPGDTAAERAETLARARARIAFYGSTPTYRLLLEILGYADVADRLRQMVAQGRMNEIAGQVPDGLLNAIAIQGTYEEVGHQLRERYAGLVDRVASYWPFTLEEPEKWARVARGFHER, from the coding sequence GTGAAGCTCGACTGCGCGCTCGCGATGGACGCCCTGACCGAAGTCCCGGCCGTCGCGCGCGCGGCCGAAGACGCGGGATTCGCGGCGCTGTGGGCCAACGATACGAAGCACAATCCGTTCGTGGCCCTGACGAGCGCCGCGCTCAACACGTCACGTCTCGAGCTCGGCACGGGCATCGCGGTGGCCTTCTCGCGCAGCCCGATGCTGACCGCGCAGACGGCGTGGGACCTCGCGCGGCTCTCCGGCGGGCGGTTTCTGCTCGGCATCGGCACGCAGGTGCGGGCGCACATCGAGCGTCGTTTCGGGATGGCTTGGGATCCGCCCGCGCCCAAGCTGCGCGAGTACATTCATGCGGTGCGCGCGATCTGGCGGACGTGGCAGGAGGGGGCGCCGCTCCGCGTCAAGGGCACGTATTACAACCTGAACCTCATGGGCCCGTTCTTCAACCCCGGCCCCAATCCTCAGCCGGCCGTCCCGATTCTGATCGCCGGGGTCAACGAAGTCCTCTGCCGCTTGGCCGGCGAGGTCTCCGACGGCTTCATCCTGCACCCGATTCACTCCGTCACGTACGTCCGCGAGTTCGTGCTGCCCCACCTGGCCGAGGGCCTGGCGAAGGCGGGCCGGTCGCGGGAGGATCTTCAACTATATGCTCCCGTGATGATCGCTCCCGGCGACACCGCGGCGGAGCGGGCCGAAACGCTGGCGCGGGCGCGTGCCCGAATCGCCTTCTACGGCTCGACGCCGACGTACCGGCTGCTGCTGGAGATTCTCGGCTACGCCGACGTGGCCGACCGGCTTCGGCAGATGGTCGCGCAGGGGCGCATGAACGAGATCGCCGGACAGGTGCCGGACGGCCTGCTGAACGCCATCGCGATCCAGGGCACCTACGAAGAGGTCGGCCATCAGCTGCGCGAGCGGTATGCCGGGCTGGTGGATCGCGTCGCCTCGTACTGGCCGTTCACGCTCGAGGAGCCGGAAAAGTGGGCGCGCGTGGCACGCGGGTTCCACGAGAGGTGA
- a CDS encoding class I SAM-dependent methyltransferase, producing MIDFDAVKKRLQETWATGDFSVAATGVVIMGELLCESADVHYGQTVLDVATGSGNTALAAARRGGRVTGIDFVPALLERARERAAAERLEIEFREGDAEDLPFDAATFDVVLSTVGVIFAPNHERAAAELLRVCRPGGTVALTAWTPSGFMGQSFAINARYAPPPRGLRPPVLWGTEDHVRTLFDPGVASLHVQSRYQHLRAASEEKWIEGRKFCGPARKTFESLDAAQRDALERDLLELLRRHNRARDGTVIIPSEYLEVVAVRR from the coding sequence GTGATCGACTTCGACGCGGTCAAGAAACGGCTGCAGGAGACCTGGGCGACCGGCGATTTCTCTGTCGCCGCCACGGGCGTCGTCATCATGGGCGAGCTGCTCTGCGAGTCGGCGGACGTGCACTACGGGCAGACGGTGCTGGACGTTGCGACCGGCAGCGGCAACACCGCGCTTGCCGCGGCGCGCCGCGGCGGACGCGTCACCGGCATCGATTTCGTGCCGGCGCTCCTCGAACGCGCCCGCGAGCGCGCGGCCGCGGAACGGCTGGAGATCGAATTCCGCGAGGGCGACGCCGAGGATCTCCCGTTCGACGCCGCGACCTTCGACGTGGTGCTGTCGACCGTCGGTGTGATCTTCGCCCCGAACCATGAGCGCGCGGCGGCGGAATTGCTCCGCGTCTGCCGGCCCGGCGGCACGGTCGCGCTGACCGCCTGGACGCCGAGCGGCTTCATGGGCCAGAGCTTCGCCATCAACGCGCGGTACGCGCCTCCGCCGCGGGGTCTCCGGCCGCCGGTCCTGTGGGGCACCGAGGACCACGTACGGACGCTGTTCGACCCAGGCGTGGCGTCCCTTCACGTGCAATCCCGGTACCAGCATTTGCGCGCGGCGTCGGAGGAGAAATGGATCGAGGGCCGCAAATTCTGCGGTCCGGCCCGCAAGACTTTTGAGTCGTTGGACGCCGCGCAGCGGGATGCGTTGGAGCGCGATCTGCTAGAGCTGCTCCGCCGGCACAATCGGGCGCGGGACGGGACGGTGATCATCCCGTCGGAGTACCTCGAGGTCGTCGCGGTCAGGCGATAA
- a CDS encoding patatin-like protein, with product MPEASKSGSAVAAGFDQEIRFAVVMYGGISLAIYMHGVAQELLRIVRATSGANLNTDKVPDEVAQIYQKLGTMVRDLRPLARGAAPGQEIPRRRTRFVIDILSGTSAGGINAVFLAKALALRSKGLDDLRRTWLDVADIDKIFTRGSAFAPTLSLLNGDFMYQQLHDAFRKMNTGDHDPERGYRAVEQLDLFATTTDLNGVWIPLQLADMSVPEPAHAGFFHFRYDNIPLSGTAAAAKVEGPLTKPPLQRNDFAPDLDAMLAFACRCTSSFPIAFAPMKLSDIRRSIGNGDYRKYAERYQGFFGWIPRDKLVDIERPLTTEERELADGGYLDDKPFDHAINAMKFRAAPLRHTRKLLFIDPFPKNAAAASDQAHFNFLENTILGSITLPHDRPIRDQINRIKASNRLQERLQAVQDRTMTPDPRVLPIAPVRDLAAIYGPMYQAYHAVRLLDCTDDLAHTFGGLPEGRLSEDAQLAVRYVVQAWRDATYAPNPVAGRKLETQFFDEFDSNFRMRRARHLLEWAQGAEFWDDAPQPRNAALRDLLVIHLTRLNRKRDQLALAGPDNPAWNELAALGGIVNRKAIARILEPINDDDRLARAAEIVSQSLEEFRRAADAVSRNWNELFGLNRRELKEFLDNDPDVERQYRFFDFHDMVSLPFLEGSDVSEHTETEIYRISPADGIQRPGGVRNKLAGYGVDAFGAFLKREWRQNDILWGRLDTCERLVSAVLTHPDDQALRDAFVSDLRSAIIRQEADLRSSADLEPALRAIRDGRLADYLTNRYTLPPDPPPGDSARRLGRAADILGRMIEDDLQVKNRITGLLRGFGSFVVQAVALLTPGTLGRVFVRYWLELLALSAALVRAYAWLAGDGYAKSLGNAGLALVVVLWLASWAAGSVLESPRLPFWARSLKWLAAIPLVVVLAIVVRHWRDVLDVWPWLWRMVAGR from the coding sequence GTGCCCGAGGCATCGAAGAGCGGTTCGGCCGTCGCCGCCGGCTTCGACCAAGAGATCCGGTTCGCCGTTGTCATGTACGGCGGGATTTCGCTGGCCATTTACATGCACGGCGTCGCGCAGGAGCTGCTTCGCATCGTGCGCGCCACGTCCGGCGCGAATCTGAACACAGACAAAGTGCCCGACGAAGTCGCGCAGATCTATCAGAAGCTCGGCACCATGGTTCGCGATCTACGGCCGTTGGCCAGGGGCGCGGCTCCGGGACAGGAGATCCCGCGACGCCGCACCCGGTTCGTGATCGATATTCTCTCGGGCACGTCGGCGGGGGGCATCAATGCCGTGTTCCTCGCCAAGGCTCTGGCACTCCGCTCGAAGGGGCTCGATGACTTGCGCCGCACGTGGCTCGACGTGGCGGACATCGACAAGATCTTCACCCGCGGCAGCGCCTTCGCCCCGACGCTGTCGTTATTGAACGGCGACTTTATGTATCAGCAGCTGCACGACGCGTTTCGCAAGATGAACACCGGCGATCATGATCCGGAGCGCGGCTACAGAGCAGTCGAGCAACTCGATCTGTTCGCCACCACGACGGACTTGAACGGAGTCTGGATACCGCTCCAGCTCGCGGACATGAGCGTTCCCGAGCCGGCCCATGCGGGATTTTTCCACTTCCGCTACGACAACATCCCGCTGTCCGGCACCGCGGCCGCCGCCAAGGTCGAGGGCCCGCTGACGAAGCCTCCGCTTCAACGCAACGACTTCGCTCCGGACCTCGACGCGATGCTGGCGTTCGCCTGCCGGTGCACGTCGTCGTTTCCGATCGCGTTTGCCCCCATGAAACTGAGCGATATTCGCCGGTCGATCGGCAACGGAGACTATCGAAAATACGCCGAGCGGTACCAGGGATTCTTCGGTTGGATCCCGCGCGACAAGCTGGTGGACATCGAGCGCCCGTTGACAACCGAGGAGCGCGAGTTGGCCGACGGAGGTTATCTGGACGACAAACCGTTCGACCACGCGATCAACGCGATGAAGTTTCGCGCGGCCCCGTTGCGCCACACTCGCAAGCTGCTGTTCATCGATCCGTTTCCCAAGAACGCCGCCGCGGCATCGGATCAGGCCCACTTCAACTTCCTAGAAAACACGATCCTGGGATCGATCACGCTGCCGCACGATCGCCCGATCCGGGATCAGATCAACCGCATCAAGGCGTCGAACCGGCTGCAAGAACGGCTGCAGGCGGTCCAGGACAGGACGATGACGCCGGATCCGCGCGTGTTGCCGATTGCGCCGGTCAGGGATCTCGCCGCCATATATGGACCGATGTATCAGGCGTACCACGCGGTACGGCTGCTTGACTGCACGGACGACCTCGCGCACACGTTCGGTGGGTTGCCGGAGGGGAGGCTCTCTGAAGACGCCCAGCTCGCCGTGCGGTATGTGGTGCAGGCCTGGCGGGACGCGACGTATGCGCCGAACCCCGTGGCGGGAAGGAAACTGGAAACCCAGTTCTTCGACGAGTTCGACTCCAATTTTCGCATGCGGCGCGCAAGACATCTATTGGAATGGGCGCAGGGCGCGGAGTTCTGGGACGATGCCCCGCAGCCGCGGAACGCGGCCTTACGCGATTTGCTCGTCATACATCTGACCCGCCTGAACCGCAAGCGCGACCAACTGGCGCTTGCGGGCCCCGACAACCCGGCGTGGAACGAACTCGCGGCGCTCGGCGGCATCGTGAACCGTAAGGCGATCGCGCGCATCCTTGAGCCGATCAACGACGACGACCGCCTGGCCCGGGCGGCGGAGATCGTGTCTCAGTCCCTCGAGGAGTTTCGCCGCGCAGCGGACGCCGTGTCACGGAACTGGAATGAATTGTTCGGCCTCAATCGCCGCGAGCTCAAAGAGTTCCTCGACAATGATCCCGACGTGGAGCGCCAGTACCGTTTCTTCGACTTTCATGACATGGTGTCGCTCCCGTTTCTTGAAGGCTCGGATGTCAGCGAGCACACCGAGACCGAGATCTATCGCATCAGCCCCGCCGACGGGATTCAACGCCCGGGCGGCGTCCGGAACAAGCTCGCCGGATATGGCGTGGACGCATTCGGCGCCTTCCTAAAGCGCGAATGGCGCCAGAACGACATCCTGTGGGGCCGGCTCGATACGTGCGAGCGTCTCGTGTCGGCCGTGCTCACGCATCCCGACGATCAGGCGCTGCGCGACGCGTTCGTGAGCGACTTGCGGAGCGCCATCATCCGGCAAGAAGCCGATCTTCGCAGTTCCGCCGATCTCGAGCCGGCGCTTCGAGCGATTCGGGACGGACGCCTGGCCGATTATTTGACCAACCGGTATACGCTGCCGCCCGATCCGCCGCCGGGCGATTCCGCGCGGCGGCTCGGGCGCGCCGCGGACATCCTCGGCCGGATGATCGAGGACGACCTGCAGGTCAAGAATCGGATCACCGGGTTGCTTCGGGGCTTCGGCAGCTTTGTTGTCCAGGCTGTCGCCTTGCTCACGCCCGGAACATTGGGCCGCGTCTTCGTAAGATACTGGCTCGAGTTACTCGCCTTGTCCGCCGCTCTCGTCCGCGCATACGCATGGCTCGCCGGCGACGGATACGCGAAGTCCCTTGGGAACGCGGGGCTGGCGCTCGTGGTGGTGCTGTGGCTCGCGTCCTGGGCCGCCGGCAGCGTCCTCGAGAGTCCGCGCCTCCCGTTTTGGGCGCGTTCGTTGAAGTGGCTCGCGGCGATCCCGCTGGTTGTGGTTCTCGCGATCGTCGTGCGCCACTGGCGCGACGTGCTCGACGTCTGGCCATGGCTGTGGCGCATGGTGGCGGGGCGATGA
- a CDS encoding LLM class F420-dependent oxidoreductase: MKIGVVFPQIESGTDPGFIRDYAQTAESLGYDYILIYDHVVGANTASRPNWKGPYTSKNIFHEPFVVFGYMAACTKKIELVTGVIILPQRQTVLVAKQAAEVDVLTGGRLRLGIGVGWNAVEFEGLGMNFHDRGARSVEQIKLMRELWTRETVTFEGKWHKITDAGINPLPVQRPIPIWIGGESEIALRRAARIADGWTSSRPIRPAGKQPAGEPARDDQVRRLREHLAAFKRDPASFGIEGRAATAGGGPDDWRRQIEGWKKLGATHLGVNTMQAGLPNPRAHIDAIRRYREAATS; this comes from the coding sequence ATGAAAATCGGCGTCGTCTTCCCCCAGATCGAAAGCGGCACCGACCCCGGCTTCATCCGCGACTACGCGCAGACCGCGGAGTCGCTCGGCTACGACTACATCCTCATCTACGATCACGTCGTGGGCGCGAACACGGCGAGCCGGCCCAACTGGAAGGGCCCGTACACGAGCAAGAACATCTTCCACGAGCCGTTCGTGGTCTTCGGCTACATGGCCGCGTGCACCAAGAAGATCGAGCTCGTCACCGGCGTGATCATCCTCCCGCAGCGGCAGACCGTGCTCGTCGCCAAACAGGCCGCGGAGGTCGACGTGCTGACCGGCGGACGGCTCCGGCTCGGCATCGGCGTCGGCTGGAACGCCGTCGAGTTCGAGGGGCTCGGCATGAACTTCCACGACCGCGGCGCCCGTAGCGTCGAGCAGATCAAGCTGATGCGAGAGCTCTGGACCCGTGAGACGGTCACGTTCGAGGGGAAGTGGCACAAGATCACCGACGCCGGCATCAACCCGTTGCCGGTGCAGCGGCCGATTCCCATCTGGATCGGCGGCGAGTCGGAGATCGCGCTGCGCCGCGCGGCGCGGATCGCCGACGGATGGACTTCGAGCCGGCCGATCCGCCCCGCGGGCAAGCAGCCGGCCGGGGAGCCGGCCCGTGACGATCAGGTCCGGCGGCTCCGCGAGCATCTGGCGGCGTTCAAGCGCGACCCGGCGTCGTTTGGGATCGAAGGTCGCGCCGCGACGGCGGGCGGCGGGCCGGACGACTGGCGGCGTCAGATCGAAGGCTGGAAGAAGCTCGGCGCGACGCACCTTGGGGTCAACACGATGCAGGCCGGCCTCCCAAACCCGCGGGCGCACATCGACGCGATCAGGCGCTACCGGGAGGCGGCAACGAGCTAG
- a CDS encoding nitroreductase family deazaflavin-dependent oxidoreductase, producing the protein MPSLDAVQGEQYLYLTTIGRKTGRLHEIEIWFVVHRHSFYIFAEGFDRADWVRNVAHTPHVRVRVGGRILEATAAALDQERDAGEWTIVQDLARAKYGWGDGLPVRITPSEPGA; encoded by the coding sequence ATGCCCTCACTCGACGCGGTACAGGGCGAACAATATCTGTACCTCACCACGATAGGCCGAAAGACGGGCCGTCTCCACGAGATTGAGATCTGGTTCGTCGTCCACCGCCACAGCTTCTACATCTTCGCGGAAGGGTTTGACCGGGCCGATTGGGTCAGGAACGTCGCCCACACGCCTCATGTGAGGGTGCGGGTCGGCGGCCGCATCTTGGAAGCGACGGCGGCGGCGTTGGATCAAGAGCGCGACGCCGGTGAGTGGACGATAGTTCAAGACTTGGCCCGCGCCAAGTACGGTTGGGGCGACGGCCTGCCGGTTCGAATCACACCGTCGGAGCCCGGGGCGTGA